In Methanosarcina siciliae T4/M, one genomic interval encodes:
- a CDS encoding DUF2156 domain-containing protein, with amino-acid sequence MLSLEDFKPVTLADRTFFERYYALYPQTHSSNTFTNMVCWNHFTPYRYAYVNGNVIISCTTEGVTRFHQPIGPRDPELMRELIRLALDVSDETPIELIDPGTAQWMQELDPGLVLVPDRDNFEYVYRASDLAELPGKKFQKIRSHLNRFRKNCLNTVELVISENLEEVMKFLKKWSEWKGCRKNLVLASEIGAALYAVEHFNELPLQGLLIRVDSEIGAISLYECLNTDTAIIHFEKGLPDCEGIYKAINEETASVLAGEVEYINRESDLGVGGLREAKLRYHPHHMVEVYSLNRPNCASGARGPFRCAQED; translated from the coding sequence GCTTTACCCGCAAACCCACAGCAGCAACACGTTCACGAACATGGTCTGCTGGAACCATTTTACACCTTATCGGTATGCGTATGTAAACGGGAATGTGATTATCTCGTGCACTACCGAAGGAGTTACCAGATTTCACCAGCCGATAGGTCCCAGGGACCCTGAACTTATGCGTGAGCTTATACGGCTGGCACTGGATGTGAGCGACGAAACTCCCATTGAGCTCATCGATCCGGGTACTGCACAGTGGATGCAGGAGCTCGATCCCGGGCTCGTGCTGGTCCCGGACCGGGACAATTTCGAATATGTGTACAGGGCATCTGACCTTGCGGAACTCCCGGGGAAGAAGTTCCAGAAAATCCGCAGCCATCTCAACAGGTTCCGGAAGAACTGTTTGAATACGGTTGAACTGGTAATATCCGAAAACCTGGAAGAAGTAATGAAATTCCTTAAAAAATGGTCTGAGTGGAAGGGGTGCAGGAAAAATTTAGTCCTTGCCAGCGAAATCGGAGCGGCTCTCTATGCGGTAGAACATTTCAACGAACTCCCTCTGCAGGGTCTTCTGATCCGGGTAGATTCCGAGATCGGCGCTATTTCTCTCTATGAGTGTCTCAACACGGACACTGCGATCATCCACTTTGAGAAAGGTCTTCCGGATTGTGAAGGGATCTATAAAGCTATCAATGAGGAAACCGCATCAGTTCTTGCAGGCGAGGTGGAATACATCAACAGGGAAAGCGACCTCGGGGTTGGTGGCCTTCGGGAAGCAAAGCTGCGGTACCACCCGCATCACATGGTCGAAGTATATTCGCTTAACCGCCCGAATTGCGCTTCGGGAGCACGCGGTCCTTTTCGCTGCGCTCAAGAGGACTAA